aaaaaaaaccttagcaGAGTCGATTTTGTCAAGTGTGTATCTTTTACAGCAATGTCATGTATTGTGTTTAGCTGCTATGCTCTTTCGTGAGCTGTTCACTTTTTCATCTGCTTGTCTGTCACCAGATCAGGTTTTGTATCCTTACCTTTCTATcttttaactcaaaaaaaataaaaataaaaaccctaactttaggatttttattttggcctgaaattttttaaacatatagGAATTTAAAATTGAGTGCTTATACTTAGTTGACCAGATTCTTTAAACCTTTCTAAGACTTAATAAAGTGTGAGTGAGGGTGTTTTgtgaccaagaaaaaaaaaaaaaaaaaaaaaaagattaaaccctggcaagaaaattcttaTATTAGTAGTATAAATAATCATTTATAAAAAACActtacatcaaattatttattttacactacatttcaataaaatattatttctttatcaattttattactcTCCCAAATCATTTCTCCCTACCTCTGTGTGTATGAGTAAAGAAGTAATAATGTAAtcccaaattaaaaactaaacattcaaatagtaaaatttgggattaaggACTAAAAGCCAAAGCAATGCTCATGACATTTTTGTCACCAGCACAAAAATGAGACAAATATTATGTTTGCTAAGCATATATTCGTGTCCATGACATTGCCatgtcaaaacaaataaaataacagCTTTGTTTTAAACAGAAGTTTCATATGATAACAATTCTTCAGCAGCTTTCCAATGACAACATAAAACACTGACCACAAAAGGGtcatgttttataatttatatcatTTATGTCAAACCTGTAACCAAAATTATTCCTAAGCTTGAGGTTGAAATGCCTCTCTAAATCCCTAGGGCAGGAGTAACATATTAGCAAACTTAACAACCAAATTATTCAACTAGGAAAAAATGTTACAAACAAGAGAGTACATCAATTTATCAATGACTTTACCATTGAAACATAGGCAGAAAAACAGTGATTCAATCACTTGTAATATTTGaagtgtgtacattatccttGCACAGACCAGAAACAATCAGATTTATAACTTAATGCTTTTAAAAAGAGCTAAAAGAATAATGGCATTGAAAAATCATAGATTTGAGTCAAAATTTTGACTTTGACTTCTGCTGTATACAAAAGTAAAGAGTATTCAATCATACCAAGTTCTCTATATCACTAGCCCACTTATCAACAATCTCACTAAACCCAGCCATCTTATATCATACAAAAtcatatatttcaataattccaTGATTTTCAGCAAACTCTAATTAATTCAAGCagttaaaacatattttataaaaaagcaTAAGATCAATCAACTATGGCTGCAAAGAATATAAAGCCTTCTATATGATAtcatgaaatataaaattagccTAATTTATTGCTTACCACCAATAAATCAACTTTCTGCACGCtgaaaccctttttttttttggtggggacgAAAAGCAAAGAGATTAAGCTCATCAAATTTTTCATGAGGGCAATCAGATGTGATAAGATTATGTTGGCTAAGCATGTATGCAGCACCATGACATTGCCATCTTTGAGGCTGTGAACAATGTTATTGACACAAATATCATTTGGGCATAATAGCCATaatctcctttaaaaaaaaattcttaataaatTAGTACCTCTGATATTCATGTCATAAAAAATAAGagggaagaaagaaacaacataATAAGAGCTTGGATTCAAATTGCATATTTGATACCAAAATACTTGCCATTGAACTTCACAAAAATAGCCACCTTGCTAGAAACCTCAACAGACTAATCTTCGTATTCAGATGACACATTTATCCCATCAAGTAGAACCAAACTCTCTATAGAATTGGCTGCGTAATCAACCCCTCTAATATTTGATTCCATTATAAGACTGTTCTGAAGTAGATTCTCAGGGTCAATTGATATCAGCCCCATGAAATTCTTAATTAGCAATTCACCATTGTCTGTGCAGCCATGGAAATGATGAAACCAATCGATTGGTACACATTTTCTGGTCCAAGACTCTGCCACGCCATACTCCTTCATCACCCATAAGTGGCACATAATGCCCCCAGTAGCTCGATGGTTAGAGATAATAATATAAGCGAGCGATCCCTTGAACACTGTAAGATATGATTGGTACAAATCTAATAAATCCAGAGGCAGCATTATCTTATGGAATCTCTCATCATTAATGTCAAAGGACAAAATGAAACTGCAGTGTTTATTAGCTGCTATACAGTGCAGTGCTccgttaaaaaaaatatatggtgAATGATGAGAAAGACATCCAGCGTTGGGGTCGGACAACTCCGCCGACACTACCTTCCTCCACGAATCCGTACTCAATGTGTAAACCTCAGCCTCAGTCGGTGGATCTGGGTCTCCAAGAGGCCCTAGGAAACTCACAAGTCTAAGAATCTTGAAATCATTCTTTTGAGAATGATAAGCAAGTCCAAGGGTGGCACTATCACAAGGGTCAGTCAAAAGAGCAGGAGCAAGCATCTTAAACTTTCTAATGCTTGGGTtccacaaatatatcatatgatCACCATTGTTTTCGTCACACCTATCAAGGCAGAAGATGCCATTACAGAAGCAATTCATAAAGGCAtcataaaaggaaaaggggGTTTTAAACCTGGAAATCTCAGTCACTGTGCGGTCCCTATTGTAAGCAAGTGTACGCAATTCTGTGTGAAAAGAATAGTCCTCTGTTTCAGATGTATATAGCAGATAACCATTGTGACTATTCTTATTGGATAATGATTTGGCTTCGTTGAGCTTGAAGTGTGTGGCAATGAAAATGGGGTTTGTGATTGTAGAGTACCATGATTTAGAAACGCACCTGAATCGGATTAAGGATTTCACTGGCAGCCGAGTCAGTATGTCGAATACGATGTCGTTGTCCAGAACACGCTCGGTCAACAATCTTCGCTTTTCCGTAGGTCGAGACATCGGTGGTACTTTTGGACCTTTGGTATATGGTTGCGGCAGCAACAAGGTAAAGTAAGAGGAGCCAAGTTAATAGTATTTTCACCGTGTGTTTGGTTGTAAATGAggggaagagaaaagaagagaggagcgagagagagagggaaaagaaatgaaaatgaaaatgaatatatatatatatatatatatttttttttttttgagacaaagGTAAGCCaaatattattaagaaaaaccaaaactaaaaaatacatcACAAGTTCAAGGCAAATCCGAATGGAAAACATCTCCCACATCCTCAAGCAGAGATTCTACCCAAACATCAGTATCCGCAGATAAAACTACTTTTTAGCTAAACAATGAGCTAACTTATTCCCCTTACGCCAAACATGCTGAAACAAACAGTTAGTTtagatatatgttttttttttcttttttttcttctaaatgccagagtgtttgtttttttcctaaataaaaatcagagtgtttgttttggtgatggagaaattgaaattttagaaaTCATTAGCAGTGGCCCCAAAAATTGTAGTATTTTTACTTGTCTTTCTCCTTATTTCTGCCCAATTTGGGCAGATGAGAAAAGTGGGCCTTGATGGATGCTTGCTCCTTCtgctttctccttttctttcatataatgccaaccaaacaaaggaaaTTGTCATTTCAGTGcaatagttttgttttgtttttgtttttttttttctcctctactCTTCCTCTGTTTTCAAACAAAGTGTAAACTATTTTACTGTTTGAGGTGTCACCAATCACTTAAAACAATCCAAACATTCatttatttgatatttgaagtctataaatcatatttattatcatattacTAATAATTATATAGCATGTTtagtattttacaaaaaaaaaggatgaaaattggTGTAACTACTtgtataaaacaaaattttaatataattagaGCACTCTGCAAATATTtaactaaacaaaattaaaaacacctaTCATCAGTCTCAACAATttatacttaaattttatttatgaataatgTACCTCAGTACACTTATTGAGATATCAACATGCcaaataattgtattttttattcatttttgacTCACTTCTCTCATCCACTTGAATTAACTAATGTTTGTATGGATAAATTGATGTTAGCAGCTTTGGATTGGCAAACAATGGAGATCAGTGATGCTCTTGATGCTATTGTTGTCAAACGATGGTAGAAGGgtctttttgttgttgaaggTGCTTTGCAAAGGCTGATGTGAATGTTCTAACAATATGATCGTGCCAGGAGTAaactatcttatatatatatatatatatatatataaatggtgAAGCTAAGAGAAaaagtcaaattagaattccaaattaataGTCTCACGCCATTTTTGGTCTTAttaataattgaaattcaattttctttctcttttgagaatactaagtgtggggcccaacaattcgtggaccaggcccatttgcccttagagagtctgaaggcccaatccgaggagagctgtggcccaagctctacaatgcagagcacaaagcaattttgggaggcagccgaggacagtttagtcctcggcaaaGCCataatcccaccggaataaaggggtaaaattggcatagggacgaatttgtaaggagatctaaaataccttggggaagttatccttactacccttacagataagacccagcgcctgacagagccgtactctgcagctttatcaaaccatccccaacaattccgggattggactgatgggacaaatgtcagtgtttgtaaagatcgaccctacacgtggacgaaggacagcgaatgcaagctagtataaaataaagaagtaagtaaatctgaagGAGGCcgatcccacctccgaaaaaagaaagactacatggggaaaacatctcaacaacaccggacttcacggAAGAAAGTCCGTCATTGGGTAACCGAGATAAGGCCTCAAGAGGTCCTCGGATCAGTTCCGAGGAGTTCCACcccacggggtacgacgccttagggcttaaatgttcacaCCCAATCCCCTTTTTCTACAtaaattcctctaaagccatgaccgggcatcgccacttgaccagcggctagcttttcaagcacactctctacaaatcatattgtgagggacctttattgtgtcagcccaaaaatgttagtgggccgcaaagtaatcgtgtccttacaattggcgccgtctgtgggaaagcttgcgcgctggcacaggtggcggtggaatcgACTCATGGGCAAGCAGAAGtttctgggatctcctccgtctccggcgacatatagttgttgctccgacgtaagcttctgctaggggctacgtctCGCAGTGCTGAGGGCGCGGGTGTCTCTAGGGGCTTCTAGCCTCAGACCAACTTTCCCTGTCCTGGTGTAGGGGCTCGTGgtcgaaaaataaaaaaaaaatcttacaagttttggacagaaccaaggccttgcatggtcctcggactcaagcctatggggaaaccaagtacatataaaaaatcttacaagttttggacagaaccaaggccttgcatggtcctcggactcaagcctatggggaaaccaagtacataaaaaaaatcttacaagttttggacagaaccaaggccttgcatggtcctcggactcaagcctatggggaaaccaagtacataaaaaaaatcttacaagttttggacagaaccaaggccttgcatggtcctcggactcaagcctatggggaaaccaagtacatataaaaaatcttacaagttttggacagaaccaaggccttgcatggtcctcggactcaagcctatggggaaaccaagtacataaaaaaatcttacaagttttggacagaaccaaggccttgcatggtcctcggactcaagcctatggggaaaccaagtacataaaaaaaatcttacaagttttggacagaaccaaggccttgcatggtcctcggactcaagcctatggggaaaccaagtacataaaaaaacaagttttggacagaaccaaggccttgcatggtcctcggactcaagcctatggggaaaccaagtacacttacaagttttggacagaaccaaggccttgcatggtcctcggactcaagcctatggggaaaccaagtacataaaaaaatcttacaagttttggacagaaccaaggccttgcatggtcctcggactcaagcctatggggaaaccaagtacataaaaaatctTACAGATTGCAAACAAGTacacttacaagttttggacagaaccaaggccttgcatggtcctcggactcaagcctatggggaaaccaagtacataaaaaaaatcttacaagttttggacagaaccaaggccttgcatggtcctcggactcaagcctatggggaaaccaagtacatataaaaaatcttacaagttttggacagaaccaaggccttgcatgg
The DNA window shown above is from Quercus lobata isolate SW786 chromosome 7, ValleyOak3.0 Primary Assembly, whole genome shotgun sequence and carries:
- the LOC115953556 gene encoding F-box/kelch-repeat protein At3g06240-like isoform X2; amino-acid sequence: MSRPTEKRRLLTERVLDNDIVFDILTRLPVKSLIRFRCDENNGDHMIYLWNPSIRKFKMLAPALLTDPCDSATLGLAYHSQKNDFKILRLVSFLGPLGDPDPPTEAEVYTLSTDSWRKVVSAELSDPNAGCLSHHSPYIFFNGALHCIAANKHCSFILSFDINDERFHKIMLPLDLLDLYQSYLTVFKGSLAYIIISNHRATGGIMCHLWVMKEYGVAESWTRKCVPIDWFHHFHGCTDNGELLIKNFMGLISIDPENLLQNSLIMESNIRGVDYAANSIESLVLLDGINVSSEYED
- the LOC115953556 gene encoding F-box/kelch-repeat protein At3g23880-like isoform X1; translation: MSRPTEKRRLLTERVLDNDIVFDILTRLPVKSLIRFRCVSKSWYSTITNPIFIATHFKLNEAKSLSNKNSHNGYLLYTSETEDYSFHTELRTLAYNRDRTVTEISRCDENNGDHMIYLWNPSIRKFKMLAPALLTDPCDSATLGLAYHSQKNDFKILRLVSFLGPLGDPDPPTEAEVYTLSTDSWRKVVSAELSDPNAGCLSHHSPYIFFNGALHCIAANKHCSFILSFDINDERFHKIMLPLDLLDLYQSYLTVFKGSLAYIIISNHRATGGIMCHLWVMKEYGVAESWTRKCVPIDWFHHFHGCTDNGELLIKNFMGLISIDPENLLQNSLIMESNIRGVDYAANSIESLVLLDGINVSSEYED